The Cronobacter sakazakii genome has a window encoding:
- the glnB gene encoding nitrogen regulatory protein P-II, producing MKKIDAIIKPFKLDDVREALAEVGITGMTVTEVKGFGRQKGHTELYRGAEYMVDFLPKVKIEIVVTDDIVDTCVDTIIRTAQTGKIGDGKIFVFDVARVVRIRTGEEDDAAI from the coding sequence ATGAAAAAGATTGATGCGATTATTAAACCCTTCAAACTCGATGACGTACGTGAAGCGCTGGCGGAAGTCGGGATCACCGGGATGACGGTGACCGAGGTGAAAGGGTTTGGTCGTCAGAAAGGCCATACCGAGCTGTATCGCGGCGCAGAGTATATGGTGGATTTCCTGCCGAAAGTGAAAATCGAGATCGTGGTGACCGACGATATCGTCGATACCTGCGTGGATACGATTATCCGTACCGCCCAGACCGGTAAAATCGGCGACGGCAAGATTTTCGTTTTCGACGTGGCGCGCGTGGTGCGTATCCGCACCGGCGAGGAAGACGACGCCGCGATTTAA
- the hmpA gene encoding NO-inducible flavohemoprotein translates to MLDSQTIAVVKSTIPLLAQTGPKLTAHFYDRMFTHNPELKEIFNMSNQRNGDQREALFNAICAYATNIENLAALLPAVEKIAQKHTSFNIKPEQYNIVGEHLLATLDEMFSPGQEVLDAWGKAYGVLAGVFINREAEIYQSNAQKTGGWEGTREFRIANKTPQSAIVTSFELEPVDGGPVADYLPGQYTAVWIKPQGFAHQEIRQYSLTRKPNGKSYRIAVKREGEGQVSNWLHQHAQPGDVIRLAAPAGDFFMDVEPQTPVTLISAGVGQTPMLAMLDTLASAQHPAQVNWYHAAESGDVHAFTDEVAQLGATLPRFTSHIWYRVPTDADRSAGRYNSEGLMALHDRKAQVTTPGMQFYVCGPVNFMQFAAEQLVSMGVNKENIHYECFGPHKVL, encoded by the coding sequence ATGCTGGATAGTCAAACCATCGCCGTCGTGAAATCCACCATCCCGCTGCTGGCGCAGACTGGCCCGAAACTCACCGCGCACTTTTATGACCGGATGTTTACACACAACCCGGAGCTGAAAGAGATTTTCAACATGAGCAACCAGCGCAATGGCGATCAGCGTGAAGCGCTGTTCAACGCCATCTGCGCCTACGCCACCAATATCGAAAACCTCGCGGCCCTGCTGCCAGCGGTGGAGAAAATCGCCCAGAAGCACACCAGCTTTAATATCAAACCGGAGCAGTACAACATTGTGGGCGAGCACCTGCTGGCGACGCTCGATGAGATGTTCAGCCCAGGCCAGGAAGTGCTGGACGCGTGGGGCAAAGCCTATGGCGTGCTGGCGGGCGTGTTTATTAACCGCGAAGCCGAGATTTACCAGAGTAACGCGCAGAAAACCGGCGGCTGGGAAGGCACGCGCGAATTCCGCATCGCGAATAAAACGCCACAGAGCGCCATTGTCACAAGCTTTGAGCTGGAACCGGTGGATGGCGGCCCGGTCGCCGATTACCTGCCCGGCCAGTACACCGCCGTCTGGATCAAGCCGCAGGGGTTTGCGCATCAGGAGATTCGCCAGTATTCGCTCACCCGCAAGCCGAACGGTAAAAGCTACCGCATCGCGGTGAAACGCGAAGGCGAAGGCCAGGTGTCGAACTGGCTGCATCAGCATGCGCAGCCGGGCGATGTGATTCGCCTTGCCGCGCCTGCGGGCGATTTCTTTATGGATGTTGAACCGCAGACGCCGGTGACGCTTATCTCGGCGGGTGTGGGTCAGACGCCGATGCTGGCGATGCTCGATACGCTGGCAAGCGCGCAGCATCCGGCGCAGGTGAACTGGTATCACGCGGCGGAAAGCGGCGATGTGCATGCGTTTACCGATGAAGTGGCGCAGCTCGGCGCGACGCTCCCCCGTTTTACCAGCCATATCTGGTACCGCGTGCCGACCGACGCCGATCGCAGCGCGGGCCGTTATAACAGCGAAGGGTTGATGGCGCTTCACGATCGCAAGGCGCAAGTGACCACGCCCGGTATGCAGTTTTATGTTTGCGGCCCGGTGAATTTTATGCAGTTCGCCGCGGAGCAGTTAGTGAGCATGGGTGTGAATAAAGAGAACATTCATTACGAATGTTTCGGCCCGCATAAGGTGTTGTAA
- the glyA gene encoding serine hydroxymethyltransferase produces MLKREMNIADYDAELWQAMEQEKVRQEEHIELIASENYTSPRVMQAQGSQLTNKYAEGYPGKRYYGGCEYVDIVEQLAIDRAKELFGADYANVQPHSGSQANFAVYTALLQPGDTVLGMNLAQGGHLTHGSPVNFSGKLYNIIPYGIDESGKIDYEDMAKQAKEHKPKMIIGGFSAYSGIVDWAKMREIADSIGAYLFVDMAHVAGLIAAGVYPNPVPHAHVVTTTTHKTLAGPRGGLILAKGGSEELYKKLNSAVFPSAQGGPLMHVIAAKAVALKEAMEPEFKTYQQQVAKNAKAMVEVFLNRGYKVVSGGTENHLFLLDLVDKNLTGKEADAALGRANITVNKNSVPNDPKSPFVTSGIRIGSPAVTRRGFKEAEVKELAGWMCDILDNINDEAVIERVKGKVLDICARFPVYA; encoded by the coding sequence ATGTTAAAGCGTGAAATGAACATTGCCGATTATGATGCCGAACTGTGGCAGGCTATGGAGCAGGAAAAAGTACGTCAGGAAGAGCACATCGAACTGATCGCCTCCGAAAACTACACCAGCCCGCGCGTGATGCAGGCGCAGGGCTCTCAGCTGACCAACAAATATGCCGAAGGTTATCCGGGCAAGCGCTACTACGGCGGCTGCGAATATGTGGATATCGTTGAGCAACTGGCGATTGACCGCGCGAAAGAACTCTTCGGCGCTGACTACGCTAACGTGCAGCCGCACTCCGGTTCTCAGGCCAACTTCGCGGTTTACACCGCGCTGCTGCAACCGGGCGATACCGTTCTTGGTATGAACCTGGCGCAGGGCGGCCACCTGACTCACGGCTCCCCGGTTAACTTCTCCGGTAAGCTCTACAACATCATTCCTTACGGTATCGACGAGTCTGGCAAAATCGATTACGAGGACATGGCGAAGCAGGCGAAAGAGCACAAACCGAAAATGATCATCGGTGGTTTCTCCGCGTACTCCGGCATTGTTGACTGGGCAAAAATGCGTGAAATCGCTGACAGCATCGGCGCATACCTGTTCGTCGATATGGCGCACGTGGCGGGCCTGATTGCCGCAGGCGTCTACCCGAACCCGGTTCCGCACGCGCACGTCGTGACCACCACCACTCATAAAACGCTGGCTGGCCCGCGCGGTGGTCTGATCCTCGCCAAAGGCGGCAGCGAAGAGCTGTACAAAAAACTGAACTCTGCCGTGTTCCCGAGCGCGCAGGGCGGCCCGCTGATGCACGTTATCGCGGCGAAAGCGGTCGCGCTGAAAGAAGCGATGGAGCCGGAGTTCAAAACCTACCAGCAGCAGGTGGCCAAAAACGCCAAAGCGATGGTGGAAGTGTTCCTGAACCGCGGCTACAAAGTGGTTTCCGGCGGTACGGAAAACCACCTGTTCCTGCTGGATCTGGTTGATAAAAACCTGACCGGTAAAGAAGCGGACGCCGCACTTGGCCGCGCCAACATCACCGTTAACAAAAACAGCGTGCCGAACGATCCGAAGAGCCCGTTCGTCACCTCCGGCATCCGTATCGGTTCTCCGGCGGTCACACGTCGCGGCTTTAAAGAAGCCGAAGTTAAAGAGCTGGCAGGCTGGATGTGCGACATCCTGGACAACATCAATGACGAAGCGGTTATCGAGCGCGTCAAAGGTAAAGTACTGGATATCTGCGCACGCTTCCCGGTTTACGCGTAA
- a CDS encoding MerR family transcriptional regulator encodes MRIQAFATLTGLGVHTLRYYEKLGLLVPARNASGHRDYSRSDLDWAAFIKRLKATDMPLEEIQRYALLRAQGETTAGARRELLAHHAQRLEARLAEQADHLARLKEKMAYYDETLLKNSA; translated from the coding sequence ATGCGTATTCAGGCATTCGCGACGCTGACGGGGCTTGGCGTTCATACGCTGCGCTATTACGAAAAGCTCGGTTTGCTGGTGCCGGCGCGTAATGCGAGCGGGCATCGCGACTATTCTCGTTCGGATCTCGACTGGGCGGCGTTTATTAAACGGTTAAAGGCGACCGATATGCCGCTGGAGGAGATTCAGCGCTACGCCCTCTTGCGCGCGCAGGGGGAGACGACCGCTGGCGCACGTCGTGAACTGCTGGCGCATCACGCGCAGCGGCTCGAAGCCCGGCTCGCGGAGCAGGCAGACCATCTGGCGCGCCTGAAAGAGAAAATGGCCTATTACGATGAAACGCTGTTAAAAAACAGCGCTTGA
- a CDS encoding carboxymuconolactone decarboxylase family protein — MTSSRYEAGLARLSEIDGAAGENVIKALADIAPDLGRYVIEFGFGDIYSRPGLSLKSRELATVAALTALGHAQPQLAVHLHAALNVGCTREEIIEVIIQIALYAGFPAALNAMFTAKKVFAEAGI; from the coding sequence ATGACTTCATCACGTTACGAGGCAGGCCTCGCGCGGCTGTCTGAAATCGACGGCGCGGCAGGGGAAAATGTCATTAAAGCGCTGGCCGATATCGCGCCGGATCTGGGGCGCTACGTCATTGAATTCGGCTTTGGCGATATCTACAGCAGGCCGGGGCTGTCGCTGAAAAGCCGGGAGCTCGCGACCGTCGCGGCGCTTACCGCGCTTGGCCACGCGCAGCCGCAGCTGGCGGTGCATCTGCACGCGGCGCTGAATGTCGGCTGCACCCGCGAAGAGATTATTGAAGTCATCATCCAGATTGCGCTCTATGCCGGTTTCCCGGCGGCGCTGAATGCGATGTTTACCGCCAAAAAGGTCTTTGCCGAGGCGGGCATATAA
- a CDS encoding 3-phenylpropionate MFS transporter, which translates to MVLQSTRWLALSYFTYFFSYGIFLPFWSVWLAGVGVAPETIGLLLGSGLIARFLGSLLLAPRVKDPSRLVFALRLLALLTLVFALGFWFGHQTAWLFVVLVGFNLFFSPLVPLTDALAATWQRQIAMDYGRVRLWGSLAFVIGSALTGKLVSVYDYRAILALLSLGVASMLIGMLLKPSVMPQGEARHNEAAGWPVWRKLMVENWRFLACVSLLQGAHAAYYGFSAIYWQSKGYSASVVGYLWSLGVVAEIIIFALSKRLFSRFGARDLLLLSGVLGIIRWGMMGWTTALPWLIVAQILHCGSFSICHLAAMRYIAAREGSEIIRLQSVYSAVAMGGGIAVMTVFAGFLYQHLAGGVFWVMALVALPALFLRPKVVARA; encoded by the coding sequence ATGGTGTTGCAATCCACGCGCTGGCTGGCGCTCAGCTATTTCACCTATTTTTTCAGCTACGGTATTTTCCTGCCGTTCTGGAGCGTCTGGCTCGCAGGCGTCGGCGTCGCGCCGGAAACTATCGGCCTATTGCTCGGCTCCGGCCTGATTGCACGTTTTCTTGGCAGCCTGCTGCTGGCACCGCGCGTCAAAGATCCTTCCCGTTTAGTGTTTGCGCTGCGCCTGCTTGCATTGCTGACGCTCGTTTTCGCGCTCGGCTTCTGGTTCGGGCATCAGACCGCCTGGCTGTTTGTCGTGCTGGTGGGCTTTAACCTCTTTTTCTCGCCGCTGGTGCCGCTCACCGACGCGCTCGCCGCCACCTGGCAGCGTCAAATAGCGATGGATTACGGGCGAGTGCGGCTGTGGGGATCGCTGGCGTTTGTGATTGGCTCGGCGCTCACCGGCAAGCTGGTAAGCGTCTACGATTACCGCGCTATTCTGGCGCTGCTGTCGCTCGGCGTGGCGTCAATGCTTATCGGGATGTTGCTGAAACCCTCCGTGATGCCGCAGGGCGAAGCGCGTCATAACGAGGCCGCAGGCTGGCCGGTATGGCGCAAGTTAATGGTTGAAAACTGGCGTTTTCTCGCCTGCGTAAGCCTGCTTCAGGGCGCGCACGCGGCCTACTACGGCTTCAGCGCCATTTACTGGCAGAGTAAAGGCTATTCCGCCTCGGTCGTGGGGTATCTGTGGTCGCTCGGCGTGGTGGCGGAAATTATCATCTTCGCGCTCAGTAAACGGCTTTTCAGCCGGTTTGGCGCGCGCGATCTGCTGCTGCTCTCCGGCGTGCTGGGGATTATCCGCTGGGGAATGATGGGCTGGACGACCGCGCTGCCGTGGCTCATCGTGGCGCAGATCCTGCACTGCGGGAGCTTCTCCATCTGCCATCTGGCGGCGATGCGCTATATCGCCGCCCGCGAAGGCTCAGAAATCATCCGGCTACAGTCGGTCTACTCCGCCGTCGCGATGGGCGGCGGGATTGCGGTGATGACCGTCTTCGCAGGCTTCCTGTATCAGCACCTCGCAGGCGGCGTCTTCTGGGTGATGGCGCTGGTTGCGCTGCCCGCGCTCTTCCTGCGCCCGAAAGTCGTGGCGCGCGCTTAA
- the csiE gene encoding stationary phase inducible protein CsiE, whose translation MMTLLCPPPSVLSSPQRRCQVLLMLYLPGQTITPEMLGRLNGVDGAIARQDIAETGDEIKRYHRLSIITQQDGSYRIEGTALDRRLCLLHWLRRALRLCPEFIQQHFTPALKNELRQHGIATALYDDTNLHALVNLCARRLNRQFEPRDVQFLRLYLQYCLVQHHYGQTPEFTEPQQLWMRARAEFLAAQEIVRHWQRRVAQSPHVNEHCFLALLFMMLRTPDPLRDAHPEDHRLRHAVLSLIARFRELSGMAFSDEQGLADQLYIHLCQALDRSLFGIGIDNALPEEINRLYPRLMRTTRKAFDSFEEEYRVTFSDEEVGLVAVIFGAWLMQEADLHEKQVLLLTGNDPALEAEIEQQLRELTLLPLNIKHLTLHTFQQEGAPKEVALIVTPYTTSLPLFSPPLIHATLPLGEHQQQRIREILEA comes from the coding sequence ATGATGACTCTGCTCTGCCCTCCACCATCTGTGCTCTCCAGTCCGCAGCGCCGCTGCCAGGTGCTTTTAATGCTCTATCTGCCGGGGCAAACCATCACGCCGGAAATGTTAGGCCGGCTGAATGGCGTTGACGGCGCCATCGCCCGTCAGGACATTGCCGAAACCGGCGACGAAATTAAGCGGTATCACCGCCTGAGTATTATCACCCAGCAGGACGGCAGCTACCGGATTGAAGGCACGGCGTTAGACAGACGCCTCTGCCTGCTGCACTGGCTGCGCCGGGCGCTGCGCCTGTGCCCCGAGTTTATCCAGCAGCATTTCACGCCCGCGCTGAAAAACGAGCTTCGCCAGCACGGCATCGCGACAGCGCTGTATGACGATACGAATTTACACGCGCTGGTCAACCTTTGCGCGCGTCGCCTGAACCGCCAGTTCGAGCCGCGCGACGTACAGTTCCTGCGCCTCTACCTGCAATACTGCCTGGTGCAGCACCATTACGGCCAGACGCCGGAATTCACCGAACCGCAACAGCTCTGGATGCGCGCTCGCGCCGAGTTTCTCGCCGCGCAGGAGATAGTCCGCCACTGGCAGCGCCGCGTCGCGCAGTCGCCGCACGTGAACGAACACTGCTTTCTGGCACTGCTCTTTATGATGCTGCGCACGCCCGATCCGCTGCGCGACGCGCACCCGGAAGATCACCGGCTGCGTCACGCCGTGCTTTCGCTGATTGCCCGCTTTCGCGAGCTCTCCGGCATGGCGTTCAGCGATGAGCAGGGACTTGCGGATCAGCTCTATATTCATCTCTGCCAGGCGCTTGACCGCAGCCTGTTCGGCATCGGTATCGATAACGCGCTGCCGGAAGAGATTAACCGTCTCTATCCGCGCCTGATGCGCACCACCCGCAAAGCGTTTGATAGCTTTGAGGAAGAGTACCGGGTGACGTTTTCTGATGAAGAAGTCGGGCTGGTGGCGGTGATTTTCGGCGCGTGGCTGATGCAGGAGGCGGATCTGCATGAAAAACAGGTGCTGCTGCTGACGGGCAACGACCCTGCGCTTGAGGCAGAAATCGAGCAGCAGCTACGGGAACTTACCCTGCTGCCGCTCAACATCAAACATCTGACGCTGCATACCTTCCAGCAGGAAGGCGCGCCGAAAGAGGTGGCGCTGATTGTGACGCCATACACCACCTCGCTGCCGCTCTTCTCGCCGCCGCTCATTCACGCGACGCTGCCGCTCGGTGAACACCAGCAGCAGCGGATACGCGAGATTCTGGAGGCTTAA
- a CDS encoding DUF1007 family protein has translation MSARLYRLMCAAAVVSLFPAQEALAHPHSFISLKTDIVSEAGQITALKMRWKMDEITSADLLYDAGDAAPGSPVWKKLAAEVMANVIGQHYFTEFWHNGQKVKFAATPLAYGLAREGHQAVLTFTLPLAHPQKASGARYTFATFDPTYYVSMSYDAPGDVTLSAELRERCKVAVKTPQPDAAVQDFALSLDKSDAPPEDMDLGKQFAQEVTLQCQ, from the coding sequence ATGAGCGCTCGTCTTTACCGGTTAATGTGTGCTGCGGCTGTAGTATCGCTGTTTCCGGCGCAGGAGGCGCTGGCGCATCCGCACAGTTTTATCTCGTTGAAAACCGACATCGTCAGCGAAGCGGGACAGATAACGGCGCTGAAAATGCGCTGGAAAATGGATGAAATCACTTCAGCGGATCTACTGTATGACGCAGGCGACGCCGCGCCCGGTTCGCCGGTGTGGAAAAAGCTGGCGGCGGAAGTAATGGCGAATGTTATCGGACAGCATTATTTCACCGAGTTCTGGCACAACGGGCAGAAGGTGAAATTCGCCGCCACGCCGCTGGCGTATGGTCTGGCACGCGAAGGGCATCAGGCAGTGCTGACTTTCACGCTGCCGCTCGCGCATCCGCAAAAAGCCTCAGGCGCGCGCTATACGTTCGCCACGTTCGATCCCACCTATTATGTGTCGATGAGTTATGACGCACCGGGCGATGTGACGCTCAGTGCTGAGCTGCGCGAGCGTTGCAAGGTGGCGGTGAAAACGCCGCAGCCGGATGCCGCCGTGCAGGATTTCGCGCTGTCCCTCGATAAATCTGACGCGCCGCCGGAAGATATGGATTTAGGCAAACAATTCGCTCAGGAGGTGACGTTGCAATGTCAGTGA